From the genome of Flavobacterium ovatum, one region includes:
- a CDS encoding putative porin, with the protein MRILFYIFIITLPTLLFSQAKPLEDESQGSFSDRLKGPKEKDSAKVATLDMYRFISLERDTTYIDTSLTIQREYSHNYLRRDTFGLLAFPNEGQTYNTLQYSLTNFSPYPDMGLKGKHFSFMEAGDIRYASVATPVTELFFKSIIGKGQLVDSYFTLNIHPRLNFSIAYKGIRSEGKYINHFANSGHFRFTTSYSTKNGRYVANTHFVSQDILNEENGGITTINDFESADVNFNNRQSLEVYLTDAESFLKGKRYFLDHSFRVNPKKGSNNLYVNHQFNYENKFFEYKQPTVASTVTSTSGASTTVYRFGDSYVTSSLKDHTHYNKMYNKAGLTYENTTLGRFQFYLDDFRSNFYYYKILVKEDGTIVPASFTRKINTAGGQYDYQKNKWTGKFLYSRSITNQSLSNLDAKMKLDWNDDFQFDFQYQNINKLPSDNYNLYQSSFIDYNWTNSFKNEKINRLAANAITPWLNASLTLLTLDDHLYFENVATSTTQQIMAPNQYEKTISYLSLKVSKEIKFGKFGFDNTILYQKVDQQDAVLNVPELVTRNTLYYTNFFFDKALFLQTGVSLNYFTKYYGNDYNGVIGEFFVQNQKQIGNYPNLDFFVNAKIQRTRIFIKAEHFNSSLSGNNYYSAPNTPFRDMAIRFGLVWNFFN; encoded by the coding sequence ATGAGAATTCTCTTTTATATATTTATAATAACATTACCTACCTTATTGTTTTCTCAAGCAAAACCATTAGAAGACGAGTCTCAAGGCAGTTTCTCAGACAGATTAAAAGGACCAAAAGAAAAAGACTCAGCAAAAGTAGCTACGCTTGACATGTACCGTTTTATTTCTTTAGAAAGAGATACTACTTATATTGACACTTCCTTGACTATCCAAAGAGAATACAGCCACAACTATTTAAGGAGAGATACTTTTGGATTATTAGCTTTTCCTAATGAAGGACAGACGTATAATACACTTCAATATAGCCTAACCAATTTTTCACCTTATCCAGACATGGGGTTAAAAGGGAAGCATTTTAGTTTTATGGAAGCGGGTGATATTCGATATGCATCGGTTGCAACACCTGTTACGGAGCTGTTTTTTAAGTCCATTATTGGTAAAGGACAATTGGTCGATTCTTATTTTACTTTAAACATTCACCCTAGACTGAATTTTTCAATCGCTTATAAAGGAATTCGTTCTGAAGGAAAATACATTAACCATTTTGCTAATTCAGGACATTTTAGGTTTACAACTAGTTATAGTACTAAAAATGGACGTTATGTTGCTAATACTCATTTTGTGTCTCAAGATATTTTGAATGAGGAAAATGGAGGAATAACAACTATAAATGATTTTGAAAGTGCAGATGTTAATTTTAACAATCGCCAAAGTTTAGAAGTTTATCTCACTGATGCCGAATCTTTTTTGAAAGGGAAACGATATTTTTTAGACCATAGTTTTAGAGTTAATCCTAAAAAGGGAAGTAACAATCTTTATGTGAATCATCAGTTCAACTATGAAAATAAATTTTTCGAGTACAAACAGCCTACGGTCGCTTCAACAGTAACTTCAACATCTGGGGCATCAACTACGGTATATCGATTTGGAGATTCATACGTTACTTCTAGTTTAAAAGACCATACGCATTACAACAAAATGTATAACAAAGCTGGATTGACCTACGAAAATACTACTTTAGGAAGATTTCAGTTTTATCTAGATGATTTCCGAAGCAATTTTTATTATTATAAAATATTGGTGAAAGAAGACGGAACAATCGTTCCCGCTTCATTCACCCGAAAAATAAATACTGCTGGAGGACAATACGATTATCAAAAAAATAAATGGACTGGCAAATTCCTTTATTCAAGATCTATCACCAATCAATCGTTATCAAATCTTGATGCAAAAATGAAATTGGATTGGAATGATGATTTTCAGTTTGATTTTCAATACCAAAACATCAATAAATTACCAAGTGATAACTATAATTTATACCAAAGTAGTTTTATTGACTACAACTGGACCAATAGTTTCAAAAACGAAAAAATCAATCGCTTAGCTGCCAATGCTATTACTCCCTGGCTCAACGCCTCATTGACCTTGTTAACACTTGATGACCATTTATATTTTGAAAATGTAGCAACATCTACAACACAACAAATTATGGCGCCTAATCAATATGAGAAAACCATCAGTTATCTGTCTTTAAAAGTAAGTAAGGAGATCAAATTCGGAAAATTCGGCTTTGATAATACCATTTTATACCAAAAAGTAGATCAACAAGACGCAGTGCTTAACGTTCCTGAATTAGTAACGCGCAACACCTTATATTACACAAATTTCTTTTTCGATAAAGCACTTTTTTTACAAACAGGAGTGAGTCTGAATTATTTCACTAAATATTATGGTAACGATTACAATGGAGTGATTGGAGAGTTTTTTGTGCAAAATCAAAAACAAATTGGTAATTACCCCAATCTTGATTTCTTTGTAAATGCTAAAATTCAAAGAACCCGAATCTTCATTAAAGCAGAGCATTTTAATTCGTCATTATCGGGGAATAATTATTATTCTGCACCCAATACGCCGTTCCGTGATATGGCAATTCGTTTCGGATTGGTGTGGAATTTCTTCAATTAA
- a CDS encoding ribonuclease HII — MLERQFSTFILESGTDEAGRGCLAGPVTAAAVILPLDFENEILNDSKQLSEKVRELLKPLIEVQALTFAVTHLYPKEIDEINILNSSMKAMQECILKLNPTPEYIIVDGNRAINAKLGLKSKSGKKFSKVEIELLQSIPNQSIVKGDSKYLSIAAASVLAKTYRDEYMNVIHEEYPMYNWKKNKGYPTKEHREAIRKFGPTKYHRMSFRLLPEQLSLDF; from the coding sequence ATGCTCGAAAGACAATTCTCTACTTTTATCTTAGAATCTGGAACTGATGAAGCAGGACGCGGTTGTCTGGCTGGGCCTGTAACGGCGGCGGCGGTAATTTTGCCATTAGATTTTGAAAATGAAATTCTCAATGATAGTAAGCAACTATCAGAAAAGGTACGTGAACTACTAAAACCATTGATCGAAGTACAAGCTTTAACTTTTGCAGTGACACATTTGTACCCGAAAGAGATAGATGAAATCAATATCTTGAATTCGTCGATGAAAGCCATGCAAGAATGTATTTTGAAACTCAACCCTACTCCTGAATATATTATCGTAGATGGAAATAGAGCGATCAATGCGAAACTGGGATTGAAAAGTAAATCTGGAAAAAAATTCTCGAAAGTGGAAATTGAATTATTACAATCGATCCCAAATCAGAGTATCGTGAAAGGCGATTCTAAATATTTGAGTATTGCAGCGGCTTCTGTGTTGGCAAAAACGTATCGAGATGAATATATGAATGTCATTCACGAAGAATACCCAATGTATAATTGGAAAAAAAACAAAGGCTACCCTACCAAAGAACATCGTGAAGCGATTCGGAAATTCGGCCCGACAAAATATCATCGAATGAGTTTTAGATTATTGCCGGAGCAGCTATCTTTGGATTTTTGA
- the lipB gene encoding lipoyl(octanoyl) transferase LipB, whose amino-acid sequence MNKTVQLQDLGSLDYKAAWEYQEELFKAVVDLKIRNRREETTIATPNYLLLVEHPHVYTLGKSGDLENLLLSEKQLEAKGATFYKINRGGDITYHGPGQIVGYPILDLENFFTDIHKYLRFLEESIILTLQDYGLECGRSDGETGVWLGVGTPFARKICAMGVRASRWVTMHGFALNVNVDLGYFDNIIPCGIKGKAVTSLNVELGVEKVDEQEVKDKIVKHLSALFECQIV is encoded by the coding sequence ATGAACAAAACCGTACAACTTCAAGATTTAGGAAGTCTGGATTACAAAGCGGCTTGGGAATACCAAGAGGAGCTTTTTAAAGCAGTAGTAGATTTGAAAATCCGAAACAGAAGAGAAGAAACCACAATTGCAACACCTAATTATTTATTGTTGGTGGAGCATCCTCATGTGTATACCTTGGGGAAAAGTGGTGATTTAGAAAATCTATTGCTATCCGAAAAACAACTCGAAGCCAAAGGTGCAACTTTCTACAAAATCAATCGTGGTGGCGATATTACCTATCATGGTCCTGGTCAAATTGTGGGATACCCGATTTTAGACTTAGAAAATTTCTTTACCGATATCCATAAATACCTACGCTTCCTTGAAGAGTCGATTATTCTAACCCTACAAGATTACGGTTTAGAATGTGGGAGAAGTGATGGCGAAACAGGTGTTTGGCTTGGAGTAGGAACACCTTTTGCTCGTAAAATTTGTGCCATGGGCGTGCGTGCCTCTCGTTGGGTAACCATGCACGGATTTGCACTAAATGTAAATGTTGACTTAGGTTATTTTGATAATATCATCCCGTGTGGAATAAAAGGAAAAGCCGTTACATCTTTAAACGTAGAGCTAGGTGTTGAAAAAGTAGATGAACAAGAAGTGAAAGATAAAATTGTCAAGCATTTGTCCGCTTTATTTGAATGTCAAATTGTTTAG
- a CDS encoding SCO family protein, with translation MRKSLKNRLIVGVLVIATFFGCQKSKAEAEEGMPFFNTPEFTPEWIAKDSPEFSKIHTIPAFALTNQDDQTITEKTVEGKIYVANFMFTSCGSICPRMTDNMKILQDKYANDSQILLLSHSVNPELDDVKKLKEYADLKGCISGKWHLLTGDKNTIYTLAKKHYFAGDSIGFYGKLNDFLHTENFILVDGKRRIRGVYNGTLPIEMDRIIEDITTLKKEK, from the coding sequence ATGAGAAAGTCACTAAAAAATAGATTAATAGTTGGGGTTTTAGTTATTGCAACATTTTTTGGTTGCCAAAAAAGTAAAGCAGAAGCCGAGGAAGGCATGCCTTTTTTTAATACGCCCGAATTTACTCCAGAATGGATTGCCAAAGACAGTCCTGAGTTTTCTAAAATCCATACGATTCCCGCATTTGCATTGACCAATCAAGACGATCAAACCATAACTGAAAAAACAGTCGAGGGTAAAATTTATGTAGCCAACTTTATGTTCACCAGTTGCGGCAGCATTTGCCCTAGAATGACGGACAACATGAAAATCCTTCAAGATAAATATGCAAATGACTCGCAGATTTTATTGCTATCTCATTCTGTAAATCCTGAACTGGATGATGTCAAGAAATTGAAAGAATATGCCGATTTGAAAGGGTGTATTTCGGGTAAATGGCATTTACTCACTGGAGATAAAAACACCATTTATACATTGGCCAAAAAACATTATTTTGCAGGAGATTCGATAGGGTTCTATGGTAAATTAAATGACTTTCTGCACACTGAAAATTTTATTTTAGTAGATGGTAAACGTCGAATTCGTGGAGTTTATAATGGTACATTGCCTATTGAGATGGATCGGATTATTGAGGATATTACGACACTGAAAAAAGAAAAGTAG
- a CDS encoding toxin-antitoxin system YwqK family antitoxin, which translates to MFLKFYSFKKVLFYFFATLLMVSCNQKEIVAPQRYPQKVPAIYTLGSDERFHFDQDTLYFKTDKYSGKQFMLYPSKDTAFVKSYLFGMLEGDQKKWYDNGVLAENRLYISNKKEGKHEGWWENGKPKFNYQFFNDEYHGEVLEWYVTGQLFKKFHYENGYEEGSERLWYEDGSVRANYVIKKGKKYGLIGIKLCKNPNEKVTKK; encoded by the coding sequence ATGTTTTTAAAATTTTATTCTTTTAAGAAAGTACTGTTTTATTTTTTTGCAACGCTATTGATGGTTAGTTGTAATCAAAAAGAAATAGTTGCGCCTCAAAGATACCCTCAAAAAGTACCTGCCATTTATACTTTGGGTTCAGATGAAAGATTTCATTTTGACCAAGATACCTTGTATTTTAAAACAGATAAATATTCGGGTAAGCAGTTTATGCTATATCCTTCCAAAGACACTGCTTTTGTCAAATCCTATTTGTTTGGTATGTTGGAAGGGGACCAAAAAAAATGGTATGATAATGGTGTTTTGGCAGAAAATAGACTTTATATTTCGAATAAAAAAGAAGGAAAACATGAAGGCTGGTGGGAAAATGGAAAACCTAAATTCAACTACCAATTTTTTAACGATGAGTATCATGGTGAAGTTCTAGAATGGTATGTAACGGGGCAGTTGTTTAAAAAATTCCATTATGAAAATGGATACGAAGAAGGAAGTGAGCGTTTATGGTATGAGGATGGAAGTGTTCGCGCTAACTATGTGATTAAAAAAGGTAAGAAATACGGTTTAATCGGAATCAAATTATGTAAAAACCCAAATGAGAAAGTCACTAAAAAATAG
- a CDS encoding YHYH protein, which translates to MKKSIFLITPLVAILLFLNCSNSDNPSSSTEDINNIPEVYKKIYGATSITSDGTYLTIKTNGQPDHKSVYYATTSDKYEAFSGTTFGGSTFKKNPNVIDTNLAFTFKIPLNPVAASSHASTPLGAIGVSINGVPLFNQYAGPNQPLTDEIQSFDQYSGHPTGRMIYHYHVEPLYLTQTKGKSALMGFLLDGFPVYGPEENGAAVTGLDAYHGHTSPTVDYPNGIYHYHITNTDPYINGSGFYGSPGTVSN; encoded by the coding sequence ATGAAGAAATCTATTTTTTTAATCACTCCCTTAGTCGCAATATTGCTGTTTTTGAACTGCAGTAATTCGGATAATCCATCATCTAGTACAGAAGATATCAATAACATACCTGAGGTTTACAAAAAAATCTATGGAGCAACTAGTATCACCTCTGACGGGACTTACCTAACTATAAAAACAAACGGTCAACCCGATCATAAAAGTGTTTATTATGCAACTACAAGCGATAAATATGAAGCTTTTAGCGGAACTACTTTTGGAGGATCTACCTTCAAGAAAAATCCTAATGTCATCGATACTAATTTAGCTTTTACGTTTAAAATACCTCTGAATCCCGTTGCTGCCAGTTCTCATGCTTCGACACCGCTTGGTGCTATTGGGGTTTCAATAAACGGAGTACCTTTGTTTAATCAATATGCTGGACCTAATCAACCTTTGACAGATGAGATTCAATCTTTTGATCAGTATTCGGGACATCCGACAGGGCGAATGATTTACCATTATCATGTTGAGCCACTATATTTAACACAAACCAAAGGAAAGTCTGCCTTGATGGGATTTTTATTGGATGGTTTTCCTGTTTATGGACCCGAAGAAAATGGGGCGGCAGTAACAGGATTGGATGCATATCACGGACACACATCCCCAACTGTCGATTATCCAAACGGAATTTACCATTACCATATTACCAATACAGATCCCTACATCAACGGAAGTGGCTTTTATGGAAGTCCAGGAACTGTTTCAAATTAG
- a CDS encoding RNA polymerase sigma factor yields the protein MSFDAASFQEMYHQYKSLVYNVALSYVQNVEDAEEITQDVFMQLHQSIATFKNLSTLKTWIYRITINKSLDFLKHKKSQKRFFIFGKRSENEYEIQNISTFEHPGILLENKEKSKLLFGVINELSENQKTAFILSKIDGLSNPEIASIMELTVSSVESLLFRAKDNLKKKLGNKFEEYRKKK from the coding sequence ATGAGTTTTGACGCCGCCAGTTTTCAAGAAATGTATCATCAATACAAATCCCTCGTGTACAACGTGGCGCTGAGTTATGTCCAAAATGTAGAAGATGCAGAAGAAATAACTCAAGATGTTTTTATGCAATTACACCAGTCGATTGCTACTTTTAAAAACCTTTCGACTTTAAAAACCTGGATTTACCGGATTACAATCAACAAAAGTTTGGATTTTTTAAAGCATAAAAAAAGTCAAAAACGCTTTTTTATTTTTGGAAAACGATCGGAGAATGAATATGAAATTCAAAATATTTCCACTTTTGAGCATCCTGGGATTTTGTTAGAAAATAAAGAAAAGTCTAAATTACTTTTTGGTGTTATAAACGAATTGAGTGAAAACCAAAAAACAGCTTTCATTTTGTCCAAAATCGATGGTTTGAGTAATCCCGAAATTGCCAGTATTATGGAGCTAACGGTTTCGTCAGTAGAGTCTTTACTTTTTAGAGCCAAAGACAACCTCAAGAAGAAATTAGGAAATAAATTTGAAGAATACCGCAAGAAAAAATAA
- the lysS gene encoding lysine--tRNA ligase: MALSEQEIIRREKLQALRNLGINPYPANLFPVNHTSKQVKESFEEGKKVIVAGRLMSVRDQGKACFAELQDSEGRIQLYVNRDVLCTGDDKTLYNQVFKKLTDLGDFIGIEGELFTTKVGAQCIRVDGFTFLSKTLRPLPLPKVDEDGKVHDAFNDAELRYRMRYVDLTVNQHVKDTFVKRTKLFNAMRGYFNDAGYLEVETPVLQSIPGGAAARPFITHHNSLDMPLYMRIANELYLKRLIVGGFDGVYEFSKNFRNEGMDRTHNPEFTAMEIYVAYKDYNWMMDFTEKLLEHCAIGVNGTSEATFGDHQISFKAPYARVTMTDSIKHFTGFDISGKNEQELFDAARGMGIDVDNTMGKGKLIDEIFGAKCEGNYIQPTFITDYPKEMSPLCKEHRDNPELTERFELMVCGKEVANAYSELNDPIDQRERFEDQMRLAAKGDDEATGIIDEDFLRALEYGMPPTSGLGIGMDRLMMFLTNNASIQEVLLFPQMRPETKLVQIELSDEEKLIIDLLKVNENKMDLGLLKIKTDLSGKKWDAAMKGLSKHGLTKVEKVGEAKIVELIE, encoded by the coding sequence ATGGCACTATCAGAACAAGAAATCATTCGAAGAGAGAAACTTCAAGCCCTACGCAACTTAGGAATCAATCCTTATCCTGCGAATCTTTTTCCTGTAAATCATACTTCGAAACAGGTAAAAGAATCCTTTGAGGAAGGCAAGAAGGTCATTGTTGCTGGACGTTTGATGAGTGTGCGTGACCAAGGTAAAGCCTGTTTTGCTGAGTTGCAAGACAGCGAAGGTCGTATTCAATTGTATGTGAATCGTGATGTTTTGTGTACTGGTGATGATAAAACACTATACAACCAAGTGTTTAAAAAATTGACCGATTTGGGCGATTTTATTGGTATTGAAGGAGAATTGTTTACTACCAAAGTAGGTGCGCAATGTATTCGTGTAGATGGTTTTACGTTTTTAAGTAAAACATTGCGTCCTTTGCCGTTGCCAAAAGTAGATGAGGACGGAAAAGTACACGATGCTTTTAACGATGCCGAATTGCGTTACCGTATGCGTTATGTGGATTTGACGGTGAACCAACATGTGAAAGATACTTTTGTAAAACGTACTAAACTGTTCAACGCCATGCGTGGTTACTTTAACGACGCTGGGTATTTGGAGGTGGAAACTCCCGTTTTACAATCGATTCCGGGTGGTGCTGCGGCGCGTCCGTTTATTACGCACCACAACTCGCTGGATATGCCGTTGTACATGCGTATTGCGAATGAATTGTACTTAAAAAGATTGATTGTTGGTGGATTTGATGGGGTATATGAGTTTTCGAAAAACTTCAGAAACGAAGGAATGGACCGTACGCACAACCCAGAATTTACTGCAATGGAAATATATGTAGCCTACAAAGACTACAACTGGATGATGGATTTTACGGAGAAATTGTTAGAACATTGCGCTATTGGCGTAAATGGAACTAGCGAAGCGACTTTTGGTGATCACCAAATTAGTTTTAAAGCGCCTTACGCTCGTGTGACGATGACTGATTCTATCAAACATTTTACTGGTTTTGATATCTCTGGTAAAAACGAACAAGAATTGTTTGATGCTGCTCGTGGTATGGGAATTGACGTGGATAACACGATGGGGAAAGGGAAATTGATTGATGAAATTTTTGGAGCGAAATGCGAAGGAAATTATATTCAGCCAACTTTCATCACGGATTATCCTAAAGAAATGTCACCGCTTTGTAAAGAGCACCGTGACAATCCTGAGTTGACGGAGCGTTTTGAATTGATGGTTTGTGGTAAAGAAGTAGCGAATGCATACTCGGAACTAAATGACCCAATTGACCAAAGAGAGCGTTTTGAAGACCAAATGCGTCTTGCTGCCAAAGGGGATGATGAAGCGACTGGAATTATCGATGAGGATTTCTTGAGAGCTTTAGAATACGGAATGCCGCCAACGTCTGGATTGGGAATTGGAATGGACCGTTTGATGATGTTCTTGACTAATAATGCATCTATTCAGGAAGTATTGTTATTTCCTCAAATGAGACCGGAGACGAAACTAGTTCAAATTGAATTGTCTGATGAGGAAAAATTAATCATCGATTTACTAAAAGTGAACGAGAACAAAATGGACCTTGGCTTACTAAAAATAAAAACCGATTTAAGTGGTAAAAAATGGGATGCTGCTATGAAAGGTTTATCTAAACATGGACTAACGAAGGTGGAAAAAGTTGGAGAAGCTAAGATTGTGGAATTGATAGAGTAA
- a CDS encoding IS1182 family transposase: MLVQQQQIQFSEHSSLYDLIIPKDNLLRKINELIDFSFITDELIHTYCVNNGRMAESPIRMFKYLLLKTIYTVSDVDVVDRSRFDMSFKYFLDMTPEADVINPSSLTKFRKLRLKDTDLLNLLINKTVALAIEKGVIRSKSIIVDATHTLSRSNPFLAIDVLREHSKQLRKVVYSFDEQWKERMPEKNNENDLEKELAYSKELEKRLEEDPSVSLIPAVKEKLNLLKETIEDTQENLILSKDTDAKTGHKSAESSFFGYKTHLAMTEERIITAAVVTSGEKGDGPELPKLLEISQENGIEVDTIIGDGAYSGKENLKITSEQNIKVVARLNPSITQGFRKDEDKFDYNKDADRFVCPAGHMAIRKARGGTKDIGENQVDTYYFDVEKCKSCPLTEGCYKEGAKTKTYSVSIKSDLHQEQISFQETDYYKEKAKHRYKIEAKNSELKNAHGFDRAISYGINNMQMQGAMAIFTVNLKRIIKLM; encoded by the coding sequence ATGTTAGTTCAGCAACAACAAATTCAGTTCAGCGAGCATTCCTCGTTATATGATTTAATCATTCCTAAAGATAATCTTCTTCGAAAAATCAATGAATTAATTGATTTTTCATTTATCACCGATGAACTTATACATACCTATTGTGTAAATAATGGTCGTATGGCAGAAAGTCCTATTCGTATGTTCAAATATCTACTTTTGAAAACGATTTATACGGTCTCGGATGTTGATGTTGTTGATCGCTCTCGTTTTGACATGTCCTTTAAATATTTTTTGGATATGACACCCGAAGCCGATGTTATCAACCCAAGTTCATTGACAAAATTTAGAAAACTCCGCTTAAAAGACACCGATTTATTGAATTTATTGATTAACAAAACGGTAGCCTTAGCCATTGAAAAAGGTGTTATTCGTTCTAAATCTATAATAGTTGATGCCACACATACTTTATCAAGGTCAAATCCATTTTTAGCTATAGACGTACTGAGAGAACATTCCAAACAACTTCGTAAAGTGGTTTATTCATTTGATGAACAATGGAAAGAACGTATGCCAGAGAAGAACAACGAGAATGATTTAGAAAAGGAGTTGGCTTATAGCAAAGAGTTAGAGAAAAGACTAGAAGAAGATCCTTCGGTGAGTTTGATACCGGCCGTAAAAGAAAAACTCAACTTGCTAAAAGAAACCATCGAAGATACACAAGAAAATTTAATTTTATCAAAAGATACCGATGCCAAAACTGGGCATAAATCTGCCGAGAGTTCTTTCTTTGGCTACAAGACTCATTTAGCTATGACCGAAGAGCGCATCATAACAGCAGCCGTAGTAACATCGGGAGAAAAAGGAGATGGACCGGAGTTGCCAAAACTCTTAGAAATTAGTCAAGAAAATGGAATTGAGGTAGATACTATTATTGGCGATGGTGCCTATTCGGGGAAAGAAAATCTTAAAATCACAAGTGAGCAAAATATTAAAGTAGTGGCCAGACTAAACCCATCCATAACACAAGGATTTAGAAAAGACGAGGATAAATTTGATTACAATAAAGATGCCGATAGGTTTGTATGTCCTGCGGGTCATATGGCAATACGAAAAGCACGAGGTGGAACCAAAGATATCGGGGAAAATCAAGTCGACACTTACTATTTTGATGTTGAAAAATGTAAATCATGTCCTTTAACAGAAGGCTGTTATAAAGAGGGAGCAAAAACAAAAACATATTCGGTATCCATAAAATCAGATTTACATCAAGAGCAAATATCCTTTCAAGAAACAGACTATTACAAAGAAAAAGCAAAGCACCGATACAAAATAGAAGCGAAGAATAGTGAGTTAAAAAATGCACATGGTTTTGACAGAGCGATATCTTATGGCATAAACAATATGCAAATGCAAGGAGCAATGGCTATTTTTACAGTAAATTTAAAAAGAATCATAAAACTAATGTAG